A part of Corynebacterium lactis RW2-5 genomic DNA contains:
- a CDS encoding DUF3566 domain-containing protein produces the protein MADTQLVVRKVSPWSALKITSAVGFIAFLVWMAAVGLLYLILAGMGLLAPISELVGGEDTIRAGLVLGIAAAVGLLWWILTVGLMAIGAVVYNACSDLVGGIKVSLSDDA, from the coding sequence ATGGCTGACACGCAACTCGTGGTTCGCAAGGTGAGCCCGTGGTCCGCCTTGAAAATCACGTCTGCCGTCGGCTTCATCGCCTTTCTGGTCTGGATGGCGGCCGTGGGGCTGCTGTACCTGATCCTCGCTGGGATGGGGCTCCTCGCCCCGATTAGCGAACTTGTCGGCGGTGAGGACACCATTAGAGCGGGACTCGTGCTTGGCATCGCTGCGGCCGTAGGGCTGCTGTGGTGGATCCTCACCGTTGGCCTCATGGCGATTGGCGCTGTCGTCTACAACGCCTGCAGTGATTTGGTTGGCGGCATTAAGGTGTCGCTTTCCGACGATGCTTAA
- a CDS encoding DUF721 domain-containing protein: MSDKDLVSDVFNRMREAAKEGGHKLPNLQRPPKKNGAWTGLEAPAPNKAAAEIVGDVEKQREKQAEVRDRAGTMIPPSLLRESGIRLYRKYDRRPAPIGAVLNKAIVDRGWQIHIAHGVIMTEWEQMVGKVVAEHSQVREFKDGTLVVECRSTAWATQLRLAQRQVLKSIADRVGDGVVEELKILGPKAPNWRKGRLHIEGRGPRDTYG, from the coding sequence ATGAGCGACAAAGACCTGGTCAGTGACGTTTTCAACCGCATGCGTGAGGCTGCGAAAGAAGGAGGTCACAAGCTTCCCAACTTGCAGCGGCCACCGAAGAAGAACGGTGCATGGACTGGTCTCGAGGCACCTGCGCCGAATAAGGCTGCGGCGGAGATAGTTGGCGACGTCGAAAAGCAGAGGGAAAAGCAGGCGGAGGTTAGAGACCGCGCGGGCACGATGATTCCGCCGAGTCTGCTGCGTGAGAGTGGCATTCGGCTGTACCGGAAGTACGACCGTCGGCCCGCGCCGATTGGTGCGGTGCTGAACAAGGCGATTGTGGACCGTGGCTGGCAGATTCACATCGCGCACGGTGTGATTATGACCGAATGGGAACAGATGGTCGGCAAGGTCGTCGCGGAGCATTCGCAGGTCCGGGAGTTTAAGGACGGAACCCTGGTTGTCGAATGCAGGTCGACGGCGTGGGCAACGCAGCTGCGGCTGGCGCAGCGGCAGGTGCTCAAATCGATTGCGGACCGCGTCGGTGACGGAGTCGTGGAGGAGCTGAAGATTCTCGGCCCGAAGGCACCTAATTGGCGCAAAGGCCGCTTGCATATTGAGGGGCGAGGGCCGCGTGATACGTACGGTTAA
- a CDS encoding alpha/beta fold hydrolase, which produces MNYIVLHSLVLSVNDSFGAVLANFGANVTARNQTVIILGMRDKFDIQTKRGVMTDGQPSRDPLLVRQQLPDGSITPMALRRPDGTPRGIVVLWPGFGMGARYYRPMAQELQRRGFCVLTSELRGQGAQTAVASRRHDWGYHDLASIDYPTAVNVARREFESEETGRLPVYMMCHSMGGQIASLYLSRPEADIDGLITIGSGTPHYIRFKGREYKRLRWGAPLMQVIARIFGYWPASKLDLAGYGRQAGTHVREWAGFSRTGRLQVHHTNFQYEREMQQVTTPTLMITCAADRDCPPDSAMDLASRLPRAAKFTFIDQRLGHNRWAREPQAVADRFERFIEEIPTWSVYED; this is translated from the coding sequence ATGAATTATATCGTTTTGCATAGTTTAGTACTGTCAGTAAATGACTCCTTTGGTGCTGTTTTGGCAAATTTTGGGGCCAATGTGACAGCTCGTAACCAAACCGTTATTATTCTCGGCATGCGTGATAAGTTTGATATCCAAACTAAGCGAGGCGTGATGACTGATGGCCAGCCGTCTCGCGACCCGCTGTTGGTCCGTCAACAGCTTCCAGATGGCTCAATTACTCCGATGGCGCTACGTCGCCCTGATGGAACACCCCGTGGAATAGTCGTCCTGTGGCCGGGCTTTGGTATGGGTGCGAGGTACTATCGGCCGATGGCTCAGGAGCTGCAGCGTCGCGGTTTTTGCGTGCTCACATCAGAGTTGCGCGGTCAAGGAGCTCAAACTGCAGTGGCTTCACGACGACACGATTGGGGCTATCACGATCTTGCATCCATTGACTACCCGACTGCAGTGAATGTGGCTCGTCGGGAGTTTGAGTCCGAAGAAACGGGGCGGCTGCCCGTCTATATGATGTGTCACTCCATGGGAGGACAGATTGCATCGCTGTATCTGAGTCGACCTGAAGCAGACATCGACGGGCTTATCACCATTGGTTCTGGAACGCCGCACTATATTCGTTTTAAAGGGCGGGAGTACAAGCGTTTGCGTTGGGGTGCTCCATTGATGCAAGTCATTGCCCGTATTTTTGGATACTGGCCGGCTTCGAAATTGGATTTAGCGGGATACGGCCGTCAGGCTGGTACTCATGTGCGTGAGTGGGCAGGGTTTTCTCGAACTGGTCGTTTACAGGTGCATCATACGAACTTTCAGTACGAGCGAGAGATGCAACAAGTAACCACTCCCACATTGATGATTACGTGTGCTGCTGATCGTGATTGTCCGCCTGATTCGGCAATGGATCTGGCTTCGCGCCTACCGCGCGCTGCGAAGTTTACGTTCATTGACCAGCGACTAGGCCATAATCGATGGGCACGCGAACCGCAGGCAGTAGCGGACAGGTTTGAGCGGTTTATTGAAGAAATTCCCACTTGGTCGGTGTACGAGGACTAG
- the crgA gene encoding cell division protein CrgA: MPKAKIDSTSSPQSGGSSVSRTPVKINNTSTPVWYKVLMFGFMLLGLGWLLVNYIAGPKIPLMVDLNAWNYVIGFGLFIVGLLMTMGWR, translated from the coding sequence ATGCCTAAGGCAAAGATCGATAGCACCAGTTCGCCGCAGTCCGGCGGTTCCAGCGTCAGCCGCACTCCGGTCAAGATTAATAACACCTCTACCCCGGTTTGGTACAAGGTCCTGATGTTCGGGTTCATGCTCCTCGGCCTGGGGTGGCTTCTGGTCAACTACATTGCCGGTCCGAAGATTCCGCTGATGGTTGATCTCAACGCGTGGAACTACGTTATTGGGTTCGGCCTCTTTATCGTCGGTCTGTTGATGACCATGGGTTGGCGCTAG
- a CDS encoding L-lactate permease, translated as MFSTFTPATDAVAGSVALSAATGVLPLVAFFIFLMVLKWKAHVSAIASVVVALLVAILAFRMPTDLAFLSLSQGVAFGIFPVIYIIWMAVWTYDLTVASGRFEDMRVIFSKIGRGDMRIQAMLIAFAFGSLLEALAGFGAPIAIVAAMLLAIGMKPLKAVLVTLVANAAPVAFGAMAIPVTTGAKLGGMDASTLAAMAGRNVALIALIAPFLLLLIMDGLRGVRQCWPMAIVLGVAFGGGQFLTSSYFTYELTDVVACLASLGLGLLFLRFWGPTTPEDQASHMHLDHSDLDPKHTALALFPYILIVVVFSLTKLWTVGVNIPKALASTDIQFQWPGLADRLLTVDGTPSTASNFTFNWLSSPGTILFFCGLVTMFVYTAAKDNDRTKFNAKVGLAQLFIGLNRMKWSYVTIFSVMGLAYVMNLSGQTAAIGAFLASAGAVFPLISPVLGWLGTFVTGSATSSNALFAQMQVQSAHTIGVPDHLLVGANTAGAPLGKMVSPQTVALAAATVHIEGSESKILSHTFRYSIGLLIFLGIVVFLQSQGTLGFMVP; from the coding sequence ATGTTTTCAACTTTCACCCCAGCCACCGATGCTGTCGCAGGCTCCGTCGCCTTGTCCGCTGCCACCGGCGTTTTGCCGTTGGTGGCGTTTTTTATTTTCTTGATGGTTCTCAAGTGGAAGGCGCACGTCTCCGCGATTGCCTCCGTGGTTGTCGCACTGCTAGTCGCAATCCTCGCCTTCCGCATGCCGACGGACCTAGCGTTCCTGTCCCTCAGCCAGGGCGTGGCATTCGGTATCTTCCCCGTCATCTACATCATTTGGATGGCAGTGTGGACCTACGACCTGACGGTGGCTTCCGGCCGCTTTGAGGATATGCGCGTCATTTTCTCCAAGATTGGCCGCGGCGACATGCGCATCCAAGCGATGCTGATCGCATTCGCATTCGGTAGCCTCCTCGAGGCTCTGGCCGGCTTCGGCGCGCCAATCGCCATCGTGGCTGCAATGCTGCTCGCAATCGGAATGAAGCCTCTGAAGGCCGTTCTGGTGACTCTGGTAGCCAACGCCGCCCCGGTGGCCTTCGGCGCGATGGCAATTCCGGTGACAACCGGCGCGAAGCTCGGCGGCATGGACGCTTCCACGCTGGCTGCGATGGCCGGGCGCAACGTCGCCCTTATCGCACTTATCGCGCCATTCCTGCTGCTGCTAATCATGGACGGCCTACGCGGCGTGCGGCAGTGCTGGCCGATGGCCATCGTGCTAGGTGTTGCCTTTGGTGGCGGCCAATTCCTCACCTCCAGCTACTTCACCTACGAACTAACCGACGTCGTCGCCTGCCTGGCCTCCCTGGGTCTCGGCCTGCTATTCCTGCGGTTCTGGGGTCCGACTACCCCGGAGGATCAGGCCTCGCACATGCACCTCGACCACTCCGACCTCGACCCGAAGCACACGGCTCTAGCGCTGTTTCCCTACATCCTCATTGTCGTGGTGTTCTCACTGACGAAGTTGTGGACTGTCGGCGTCAATATTCCCAAGGCCCTTGCCTCCACCGACATCCAATTCCAGTGGCCGGGACTGGCAGATAGGCTGCTCACCGTCGACGGCACCCCGTCAACCGCGTCGAACTTCACCTTCAACTGGCTATCGTCGCCCGGCACCATCCTGTTCTTCTGCGGACTGGTGACCATGTTCGTCTACACCGCAGCCAAGGACAACGACCGCACAAAGTTCAACGCGAAGGTCGGGCTGGCTCAGCTTTTCATTGGACTTAACCGTATGAAGTGGTCCTACGTCACCATCTTCTCCGTGATGGGGCTCGCGTACGTCATGAACCTTTCCGGGCAGACGGCGGCTATCGGCGCCTTCCTCGCCTCCGCGGGTGCCGTCTTCCCGCTGATCTCGCCGGTTCTCGGCTGGCTGGGTACTTTTGTCACAGGCTCGGCGACTTCCTCCAATGCCCTTTTCGCGCAGATGCAGGTCCAGTCCGCTCACACCATTGGTGTGCCCGACCACCTGCTAGTCGGCGCCAACACAGCTGGCGCCCCGCTGGGCAAGATGGTTTCCCCGCAGACCGTCGCCCTTGCCGCAGCCACGGTTCATATCGAGGGCAGCGAGTCGAAGATTCTGTCGCATACGTTCCGGTACTCGATTGGCCTGCTGATCTTCCTCGGGATCGTCGTATTCCTGCAGTCCCAGGGCACGCTCGGTTTCATGGTGCCCTAA
- a CDS encoding peptidylprolyl isomerase yields MTIKTATATVHTNHGDIVIDLFGNHAPNTVDNFVGLAEGTKEYQGQNAAGTESGPFYDEAIFHRIIAGFMIQGGDPLGTGTGGPGYNFDDEIHPELQFDRPYLLAMANAGKRGGRGTNGSQFFITVVPTPHLNGNHTIFGEVADDASKKVVDEISRVATDHWDRPLEPVVITGIDIAK; encoded by the coding sequence GTGACTATTAAGACTGCTACTGCAACCGTGCACACTAACCACGGCGATATCGTGATTGACCTGTTCGGAAACCACGCTCCGAACACCGTTGACAACTTCGTGGGCCTGGCTGAGGGCACCAAGGAGTACCAGGGCCAGAACGCTGCTGGTACCGAGTCCGGCCCGTTCTACGACGAGGCCATCTTCCACCGCATCATCGCTGGATTCATGATTCAGGGCGGTGACCCGCTGGGCACCGGCACCGGCGGCCCGGGCTACAACTTCGATGATGAGATTCACCCGGAGCTCCAGTTCGATCGCCCGTACCTGCTCGCCATGGCAAACGCCGGCAAGCGCGGCGGCCGCGGCACCAACGGATCGCAGTTCTTCATCACCGTTGTTCCGACCCCGCACCTCAACGGCAACCACACCATCTTCGGTGAGGTCGCTGACGATGCCTCCAAGAAGGTTGTCGACGAAATCTCTCGCGTTGCCACTGATCACTGGGACCGCCCGCTGGAGCCGGTCGTCATCACCGGTATCGATATCGCGAAGTAA
- a CDS encoding lipase family protein, whose amino-acid sequence MARRLLRGAIAAATTSTLIFTATPATAAPILPEFGIPLGYSDPSISIGGAETKLPQFNDLSIDPETLKSPTGDGEEKKQPDPRTQDDEYDPFYDTSTVAIGKPGSVLRTQSAPVAPMPKGIDYPLPSSVTKVLYSSKLHDGTPTAISGYLVEPSVPWTGKGARPTVVIGRGTVGQGDKCAPSRNWPLNGQPDPISSNRLVALEGLYDWAFAAEGVRVFVTDYVGMGTPGIHTYMNRKEQGHAMLDGARAALNLAGDKGEAPGKVAFYGHSQGGGASAAAAEMISSYAPDLDGAAAYASAPPADLDAVQANIDGSDLVGAIGFTINGLVARYPAVADDMKKHLSEKGQETLDDLATMCTNEIVSAYGHQTTSTWTKDGRSLDQLLDDVPTGRQAMQEQFIGSVKPGVPTMVVSGKHDLNVEYGQARTLSRNWCSLGGEVIYRDDVLPEIKGYNHFAQAISGAPFGLTFILSKFNDVPVSGSCQGI is encoded by the coding sequence TTGGCTCGACGCCTCCTGCGTGGCGCAATCGCTGCTGCCACCACATCAACACTCATATTCACCGCAACACCGGCGACAGCCGCACCGATTCTGCCTGAATTTGGTATTCCGCTTGGTTACTCTGACCCATCAATCAGTATCGGTGGCGCAGAAACCAAGTTGCCCCAATTCAATGACCTAAGCATCGATCCGGAGACTCTGAAGAGTCCAACGGGCGATGGAGAAGAAAAGAAGCAGCCAGATCCACGTACCCAGGACGACGAATACGATCCCTTTTACGACACCTCCACTGTCGCCATCGGCAAGCCCGGCAGCGTCTTGCGAACTCAATCTGCCCCAGTCGCGCCGATGCCCAAGGGAATCGACTATCCACTACCATCTTCCGTAACCAAAGTCCTGTACTCTTCCAAGCTTCACGACGGCACTCCAACTGCAATCAGCGGGTACCTTGTCGAGCCATCTGTCCCGTGGACTGGCAAAGGCGCACGTCCCACAGTTGTGATTGGTCGCGGCACTGTTGGACAAGGTGACAAATGCGCGCCAAGCCGCAACTGGCCACTTAACGGTCAGCCCGATCCCATTTCATCGAATCGCCTAGTAGCTCTAGAGGGACTCTATGATTGGGCTTTCGCCGCAGAGGGCGTCCGCGTTTTCGTCACTGACTATGTCGGTATGGGCACACCGGGCATTCATACGTATATGAACCGAAAGGAGCAGGGTCACGCCATGCTCGACGGTGCTCGCGCTGCTTTGAACCTTGCTGGAGATAAAGGCGAAGCCCCAGGTAAAGTTGCATTTTATGGCCACTCTCAAGGTGGCGGGGCATCCGCTGCTGCGGCAGAGATGATAAGTTCCTACGCACCGGATCTCGACGGTGCTGCTGCCTACGCATCTGCACCACCGGCTGATCTGGATGCTGTGCAAGCAAATATTGACGGCTCCGATCTAGTTGGGGCTATTGGGTTTACAATTAATGGCCTTGTGGCCCGCTACCCCGCCGTGGCCGATGACATGAAGAAGCATTTGTCAGAAAAGGGACAAGAGACTCTCGATGACCTTGCAACCATGTGCACCAATGAGATTGTCTCGGCCTACGGTCACCAGACCACCAGCACGTGGACGAAGGATGGGCGTTCCCTGGATCAGCTTCTCGACGATGTACCCACTGGCCGCCAGGCAATGCAGGAACAATTTATTGGATCTGTGAAGCCCGGCGTCCCAACTATGGTGGTTTCAGGCAAGCACGACCTAAATGTCGAATACGGCCAGGCCCGTACCCTATCGCGTAACTGGTGCTCCCTCGGTGGTGAAGTTATCTATCGCGATGACGTCCTGCCTGAAATCAAAGGGTACAACCATTTTGCCCAGGCAATCTCTGGTGCCCCGTTTGGATTGACTTTCATCCTGTCCAAGTTCAATGACGTTCCGGTTTCCGGTAGCTGCCAGGGAATTTAA
- the gyrB gene encoding DNA topoisomerase (ATP-hydrolyzing) subunit B produces the protein MAATEHHYDASSITILEGLEAVRKRPGMYIGSTGERGLHHLVWEVVDNSVDEAMAGYATNVEVTLLEDGGVEVRDDGRGIPVEMHPTGMPTVQVVMTQLHAGGKFDSESYAVSGGLHGVGISVVNALSTKMETEVIRDGYTWYQNFDHAVPAELIKGKKTRGSGTTQRFWADPEIFETTEFKFDTIARRLREMAFLNKGLTITLVDKRVSEEELEAEALAEEAETEAAAVAKDADEEQQEKAEKTSKPKEKRKVFHYPNGLRDYVETLNKSKTIIHPTIVSFDAAGEGHEVEIAMQWNSGFSESVHTFANTINTIEGGTHEEGFRSALTSLMNRYAREHKLLKDKENNLTGEDCREGLAAVISVKVADPQFEGQTKTKLGNTEVRSFVQRMANEHIGHWLEANPAEAKAIVNKAISSAHARQAARKARDLVRRKSATDLGGLPGKLADCRSKDPKQSELFIVEGDSAGGSAKSGRNSMFQAILPLRGKILNVEKARLDKTLKNAEVQAIITALGTGIHDEFDIEKLRYHKIVLMADADVDGQHIATLLLTLLFRLMRPLIDEGHVYLAQPPLYKLKWGKGEPGYAYSDAERDQLVEEGLAANRKINKDDGIQRYKGLGEMNASELWETTMDPTHRVLRQVTLEDAQKADELFTILMGDDVASRRSFITRNAKDVRFLDV, from the coding sequence GTGGCTGCTACCGAACATCATTATGACGCCTCATCGATCACGATTCTCGAGGGTCTGGAAGCTGTGCGTAAGCGACCGGGCATGTACATCGGTTCGACCGGTGAGCGCGGCCTGCACCACCTGGTGTGGGAGGTCGTAGATAACTCCGTCGACGAGGCCATGGCCGGTTACGCGACAAATGTCGAGGTCACCCTTCTGGAAGATGGCGGTGTCGAGGTCCGCGATGACGGCCGTGGCATTCCGGTGGAGATGCACCCGACGGGTATGCCGACCGTCCAGGTTGTCATGACTCAGTTGCACGCCGGCGGCAAGTTCGACTCCGAGTCCTACGCGGTCTCCGGTGGTCTGCACGGTGTCGGTATTTCGGTGGTCAACGCGCTGTCGACGAAGATGGAGACCGAGGTCATCCGCGACGGATACACCTGGTACCAGAACTTCGATCACGCGGTCCCAGCGGAGCTAATCAAGGGTAAGAAGACCCGCGGCTCGGGCACCACCCAGCGCTTCTGGGCTGACCCCGAGATTTTCGAAACTACCGAGTTCAAGTTCGACACCATTGCCCGTCGCCTGCGCGAGATGGCGTTTTTGAACAAGGGCCTGACCATCACGCTGGTGGACAAGCGTGTCTCCGAAGAGGAGCTCGAGGCCGAGGCTCTGGCTGAGGAAGCTGAGACCGAGGCTGCAGCGGTCGCGAAGGACGCGGACGAGGAGCAGCAGGAAAAAGCCGAAAAGACCTCTAAGCCGAAGGAAAAGCGCAAGGTCTTCCACTACCCGAATGGCCTGCGTGACTACGTCGAGACCCTGAACAAGTCGAAGACGATCATCCACCCGACCATCGTTTCCTTCGACGCGGCAGGCGAAGGCCACGAGGTCGAGATTGCGATGCAGTGGAACTCCGGCTTCTCCGAGTCGGTGCACACCTTCGCCAACACGATCAACACCATCGAGGGCGGTACCCATGAGGAGGGCTTCCGCTCCGCACTGACCTCGCTGATGAACCGCTACGCCCGCGAGCACAAGCTGCTCAAGGACAAGGAGAACAACCTCACCGGTGAGGACTGCCGTGAGGGCCTCGCCGCGGTAATCTCCGTCAAGGTTGCGGATCCGCAGTTCGAGGGTCAGACGAAGACCAAGCTGGGTAACACCGAGGTTCGCTCCTTTGTCCAGCGCATGGCCAACGAGCACATCGGCCACTGGCTGGAGGCCAATCCGGCCGAGGCCAAGGCGATTGTGAACAAGGCAATCTCCTCGGCGCATGCCCGCCAGGCGGCTCGCAAGGCCCGTGACCTGGTGCGTCGTAAGTCCGCGACGGATCTTGGCGGTCTTCCGGGCAAGCTGGCGGATTGTCGCTCGAAGGACCCGAAGCAGTCCGAGCTCTTCATTGTGGAGGGTGACTCCGCAGGTGGTTCCGCGAAGTCGGGCCGTAACTCGATGTTCCAGGCGATTCTGCCGCTGCGAGGCAAGATCCTGAACGTGGAGAAGGCGCGCCTGGACAAGACCCTGAAGAACGCCGAGGTCCAGGCGATTATTACCGCGCTAGGTACCGGTATCCACGACGAGTTCGATATCGAGAAGCTGCGCTACCACAAGATTGTCCTTATGGCCGACGCCGACGTCGACGGCCAGCACATTGCCACGCTGCTTCTGACCCTACTGTTCCGCCTGATGCGCCCGCTTATCGACGAAGGCCACGTCTACTTGGCTCAGCCGCCGCTGTACAAGCTGAAGTGGGGCAAGGGTGAGCCGGGATATGCATACTCCGACGCAGAGCGCGATCAGCTGGTGGAGGAAGGACTGGCTGCTAACCGCAAAATTAACAAGGATGACGGTATCCAGCGCTACAAGGGTTTGGGTGAGATGAACGCCTCCGAGCTGTGGGAAACCACCATGGATCCAACTCACCGCGTGCTGCGTCAGGTCACCCTGGAGGATGCTCAGAAGGCCGACGAGCTATTCACCATCCTGATGGGCGACGATGTCGCGTCGCGTCGCTCCTTTATCACCCGCAATGCCAAGGATGTCCGCTTCCTGGACGTCTAG
- the gyrA gene encoding DNA gyrase subunit A yields the protein MQSSYIDYAMSVIVGRALPEVRDGLKPVHRRILYAMFDNGYRPERGYVKSAKPVSDTMGNYHPHGDAAIYDTMVRMAQPWNMRYPLVDGQGNFGSRGDDGPAAMRYTEARLTPLAMEMVRDIRENTVDFQPNYDGRTTEPVILPSRVPQLLMNGSGGIAVGMATNIPPHNLREVADAINWCLDNPDADEKTTLDAVMERIKGPDFPTAAQIVGDKGIKEAYTTGRGSIRMRGVTTIEQEGNRQSIVITELPYQVNPDRMIANIADQVKDGRLQGIASIDDETDLKWGMRIVVKLKRDAVPRVVLNNLYKHSQLQTSFGANMLSIVDGVPRTLRIDQMVTLYVAHQIEVIVRRTQFRLDEKEKRAHILRGLVKALDMLDEVIALIRRSATVDTARTGLMELLDIDEIQADAILAMQLRRLAALERQKIIDELADIEEEIADLKDILASPERQRAIVKAELAEVVEKYGDERRTQIVAAEGDVTEEDLIARENVVVTITSTGYAKRTKVDAYKAQRRGGKGVRGADLKQDDIVRHFFVCSTHDWILFFTNKGRVYRLKAYELPEATRAARGQHVANLLEFQPEERIAEVLQIQSYQDSPYLVLATHEGKVKKSRLEDYESARSAGLIAINLREGDSLIGARLCSADDDLLLVSERGQAIRFNASDDVLRPMGRATAGVTGMRFKGDDKLLSMVVVEEDHSLLVATTGGYGKKTKLAEYAAQGRGGMGVLTLKYDPKRGPLMGALVVDNDDEIFAVTSAGDIIRTNVNEIRATSRATKGVRLVNLADGVELLAIDRNVEEEGEETASKVSETGTLDVVPQRNTNVAGDNGDSAGSASDSEKE from the coding sequence ATGCAGTCGAGCTACATCGACTACGCCATGAGCGTCATCGTCGGCCGTGCACTGCCGGAGGTCCGAGACGGCCTCAAGCCGGTGCACCGCCGCATCCTGTACGCGATGTTCGACAACGGCTACCGCCCGGAGCGCGGCTACGTGAAGTCAGCGAAGCCGGTCTCGGACACCATGGGTAACTACCACCCCCACGGTGACGCCGCGATTTACGACACCATGGTCCGCATGGCACAGCCGTGGAACATGCGCTACCCGCTGGTCGACGGCCAGGGTAACTTCGGTTCCCGCGGTGACGACGGCCCCGCGGCAATGCGTTACACCGAGGCCCGCCTCACCCCGCTGGCCATGGAAATGGTGCGCGACATCCGCGAAAACACCGTCGACTTCCAGCCCAACTACGACGGCCGCACCACTGAGCCGGTCATCCTGCCCTCGCGCGTGCCGCAGCTGCTGATGAACGGCTCCGGCGGTATCGCCGTCGGTATGGCCACCAACATCCCGCCGCACAACCTGCGCGAGGTCGCAGATGCCATCAACTGGTGCCTGGACAACCCGGACGCGGACGAGAAGACCACCCTCGATGCGGTCATGGAGCGCATCAAGGGCCCGGATTTCCCGACCGCTGCGCAGATTGTCGGCGACAAGGGCATCAAGGAGGCCTACACCACCGGCCGTGGTTCCATCCGCATGCGCGGTGTGACGACGATCGAGCAGGAGGGCAACCGCCAGTCCATCGTCATCACGGAGCTGCCGTACCAGGTCAACCCGGACCGCATGATCGCCAATATCGCAGATCAGGTCAAGGATGGACGTCTGCAGGGCATCGCCTCCATCGATGATGAGACGGACCTGAAGTGGGGCATGCGTATCGTCGTCAAGCTCAAGCGAGACGCGGTGCCGCGCGTGGTGCTCAACAACCTGTACAAGCACTCGCAGCTGCAGACCAGCTTCGGCGCGAACATGCTCTCCATCGTCGACGGTGTGCCGCGCACCCTGCGCATTGACCAGATGGTCACGCTGTATGTGGCGCACCAGATTGAGGTCATTGTCAGGCGCACCCAGTTCCGCCTGGACGAGAAGGAAAAGCGCGCACACATCCTCCGCGGTCTGGTTAAGGCCCTGGACATGTTGGACGAGGTCATCGCCCTCATTCGCCGTTCTGCGACGGTTGATACCGCTCGCACCGGCCTAATGGAACTGCTCGATATCGACGAGATTCAGGCAGACGCCATCCTGGCGATGCAGCTGCGTCGCCTGGCAGCTCTCGAGCGTCAGAAGATCATCGACGAGTTGGCCGATATCGAGGAAGAGATCGCCGACCTGAAGGACATCCTGGCCTCCCCGGAGCGCCAGCGCGCCATTGTTAAGGCCGAGCTGGCCGAGGTCGTCGAAAAGTACGGCGACGAGCGCCGCACCCAGATCGTTGCCGCAGAAGGCGACGTGACAGAGGAAGACCTGATTGCCCGCGAGAACGTCGTTGTCACGATTACCTCCACCGGCTACGCCAAGCGCACGAAGGTCGATGCCTACAAGGCTCAGCGCCGCGGTGGCAAAGGCGTGCGCGGTGCAGATCTGAAGCAGGACGATATCGTTCGCCACTTCTTCGTCTGCTCCACCCACGACTGGATCTTGTTCTTCACCAACAAGGGTCGCGTCTACCGGCTCAAGGCCTACGAGCTGCCCGAGGCGACTCGCGCTGCCCGTGGTCAGCATGTGGCCAACCTGCTGGAGTTCCAGCCGGAGGAGCGCATCGCAGAGGTTCTTCAGATCCAGAGTTACCAGGACAGCCCGTATCTGGTCCTGGCCACCCACGAGGGCAAGGTCAAGAAGTCTCGCCTGGAGGACTACGAGTCCGCACGCTCCGCAGGCCTGATCGCCATCAACCTGCGCGAGGGGGACTCCCTGATTGGCGCTCGCCTGTGCTCGGCTGACGACGACCTGCTGTTGGTCTCCGAGCGCGGCCAGGCCATCCGCTTCAACGCCTCCGACGATGTGCTGCGGCCGATGGGCCGTGCCACCGCAGGTGTGACGGGTATGCGCTTCAAGGGCGACGACAAGCTGCTCAGCATGGTTGTTGTCGAAGAGGATCACAGCCTGCTCGTTGCTACCACCGGCGGTTACGGCAAGAAGACCAAGCTCGCCGAGTACGCGGCTCAGGGCCGTGGCGGTATGGGTGTCCTGACTCTGAAGTACGACCCGAAGCGCGGGCCGCTGATGGGCGCGCTGGTCGTGGACAACGACGACGAGATTTTCGCCGTCACCTCCGCCGGCGACATCATCCGTACCAACGTCAACGAGATCCGTGCGACCTCTCGCGCCACCAAGGGCGTGCGCCTGGTCAACCTCGCCGACGGCGTGGAACTGCTCGCTATCGACCGCAACGTCGAGGAAGAGGGCGAGGAGACCGCATCTAAGGTCTCCGAGACCGGAACCCTGGACGTCGTCCCGCAGCGAAACACTAACGTTGCAGGCGACAACGGTGATTCCGCCGGGTCGGCGTCGGACTCTGAGAAGGAGTAG